A region of the Clavelina lepadiformis chromosome 9, kaClaLepa1.1, whole genome shotgun sequence genome:
TTTGTGGCTTAGTGGTTAATGTTGGCGGTTACTATACGCTGCACCATTAGACGAGGAGTTCCCAACCTGTACCCTGGGAGCCTGGGGTACTTGCAAAGTTGCAGTCTCGCACCCTCAAACCCACTACCCAAAGCTTTAAGGAGCCATAGATTGGTAGTTTTGTCTGGtgcactgaaagcaaacttccCAGTAGGCTAGTGTGGCTCTTTATAATGCTGACCAGCGACGACTGCATTTATTATAAAGAGAGATTTCGTATTAGGTGGTAGGCTAAGAGTTTAAGGGagttcatttttattcagaCTGGAAAGTAGGCTACATCGTTTTTCAACGAGAAATCTTGCGGATGAATACATATTTTGGTATGACGGGTAACGCCGTGCAATAAATCAtcatttttgttcatttatcTGTTTATGTTTTCGGTatcagttgcattgtttggtCGCAAGTTGCATTTTCTAAATTTGGTTAATGACCTTTAGTGAAAGCCTATGtctaaatatttgaaattgtGTATGTACCTTTCATTTGTGGAACCTAACTCTGCCCAATCGTGCAGAAAATTGCTGTTTCCTATGATATATATGATAAATATAACGCTATTTGAGCTGATCTGTAGCATTAATTATATAgctcattaattattatatgcAGTTGCACCCTTCCCCACATATTCTAATACCTTATGTATCTTGCTATGAGTTAAATGTACTGTCGACGTAAATGgcaagaagaagaaaaaggaaaGCAAGCCTTGAAAGTCTCAGCTTTCTTGAAGTCGATTTTGATAAAGATGGAAGTGTGGCTCATTCCGATATTGCATCAAATACTAATTTTGGAAAGAAACCATTTAATATTGCTGAAAGCTCAGGTACTTTGGGTTAACGTTGCTGGAAATTGAGGTTGAGTATATTTTGTGACTTTGGCTGTATCGATAACTACAATATTCATAGTTTTTTTGTGATTGCAGATGTTATTGAGAAGCCCAAGAAGTGCAATTTTCAAAGTTCATTTTCTGAAGTTAATACGATGGACTCTGACATAAACTCCAACCAACCTTCGAGATTTGTGGATGCAAGCAAATCTGCTTGCATTGATAgcagttgtttggttacaagTGATGCTTCTGATCTCTTAAGATCAGGCAAGCTTGCTTCAGCTGGTGATAACTGCAAAGCATTTCATGGAAATAGCATTGTCTCCAGCTGTATTGCTGGCAATACAATTGACGGTGCAAGAACCCTTGATGATTCTGCTTTTGACAATGTTGatttgtcacttttagaacaaaaatgttttgcagcCACACCTAATAAGGCAACCCTGACCTTATGCAAAGAGCTAAACGAAAATACAAACTTTTCTCAAGTACAATGTGATAAAAAATCTGTTACTGCTCATGAACCAGATGTTCATGATTCAAATTCTTGTATTGGATCTGTAACAAAATCGAAACCAAAAGCCATGTCAACACCAGACCAAAGGAAGTTGAACACTGTTACTCCTGGTGTTTCTGGAAAAATTAGGCAAAGGTGGCAATGCTGTGAAGAGttatgaatatatatatattgtttgCTCTGCTAATATGATTGTCATATGTTAGTGGTAACTGCAATAATACTTGACTGGGATTGATGTTTTTAGATTGATGCAAAATGCCCACAAATCCCCAAGTACGCCTCTCAATGTGAGGTTTAAAAAACAAGATCAATCAGCTTTGCTGGACAGATTTTCCTTCTTAAATGAAGACCTATTTGATGATGATTTTTCTACCCAAGACTTAGGTCCATTTTATGGCCTTCCATCCAAAGTTCAGTCTTTATTAGATAGTGTTAGAGGCATAAGCAAGTTATATGGTAAGTGGTGCATTGTATTACAACCTGTGCTTCTACTCATAATTACGACATAAGTCTCataagttttgtttgattcCCGTTTCACCTTTGTAGATTGGCAACATAACTGCCTGACGTTAGACAGCATAAAGCAGGGAAGAAATCTAATTTATTCGCTACCTACTAGCGGTGGAAAAACACTAGTTGCGGAGAtcttaattttcaaaacattacTTTGCCAAAAGAAAGATGCTGTGCTGGTGCTTCCTTTTGTTGCAATTGTTCAGGAAAAGGTAATCTATATTTCTGCTTGgataatattttcattttcagtcTCAGTATTAAGATGTTATTCATGGTATTGTCTCTTTTCtacagaaatatattttattaaacaaaagcTACAAAAACAATCTTAACAGATACAATATATGCTTATTGTGTCATAaaacttttagttttatttcattgatCCAAACTATTTCTTGCTTTTGTATAAAGGAATGTTGAAATGATGATTAATAAACAGACTTCCATGTTATttacaagttacaaaaaaCAACCTTGATCTTTTTCAGATTCAAAATCTTTCTCAGTTTGCAATAAATCTGGGATTTCTTCTTGAAGAATATGCAGGCAGCAAAGGAAGGTTTCCACCTCGAAAACGCAGAAAGAAAAAATCCTTGTATATTTGCACAATTGAAAAAGCAGACTCTTTGGTTAGTTCACTTCTCACCCAACCACTATtttactgaaattttttttccatttcGTTCCAAGAGATTTAAATTTCCAAATTATTTATCACAATCAGGTGTAATGAAAAACAGTGAAGAATCCTTTGATTTTGACATAATCTCTATGCATTATTTTTGGCAAGGTGAACTCACTGATAGAATGTGGAAGGTTGGAAGATCTTGGCTTGGTGGTTGTAGATGAGTTCCATATGATCGGTGAAGGTGGCAGAAGGGGAGCTACGGTGGAGATGATGTTGACAAAGCTGATGCATATGTCAAGTAATTAAGTCctttaaaatatattgaaataaTGTAAATATTGGAATAATTCAATTAATGATTAGTTGATTACATATTTCAGTAATTTCAATCAACCAAATTTATGTGGTGTTTGCTGTATGAAATCTGGTCTCACACAGATTGATCCTGAGATCGCAAGCAAGCTAACAGGAACTTGCATTTATGGTTCACGATTAACATCTTGCCTTGCATAACAAAGCGATGAGTCATGACccaaattttttctaattttaccAGGTTCCACCCAAGTAATAGCAATGTCAGCGACACTGAACAACATCGAAGATTTAGCTAAATTTTTGCAAGCCGAAATCTATTTCAATGACTTCAGACCTGTGGACTTGGACGAATATGTCAAATACATGGACTATGTGTATAGAATTGACCCAGCTAAACGACATGAAGAAGACGTGATGGTTTTGGAACGGACTCTTGCCCATCGTGTAATACTTTGTCATTATTTGTTTCAAGCCTAAGACTTGCAGTTATAATCAGTTTTCCAATTGTAtagttattgtttttgttttctagcAAATATTTATACTTCAATACATTAGACGTAAAATGTGTTAAATGGAGCTGAAATGATTTTAGTTTTGGTGAAATGTTCttcacattaaaaaacttcttTCTCCATTAACTTTTCGTAATTGTTCGCAGACCAAGGAGCTAGCCACTAGAGATACTGACCACCTAGTGACCATGGTACTTGAGGTGATTCCAAAGCATTCCTGCCTCATATTTTGtccaacaaagaaaaattgtgaAAACGTTGCTACGATGATTTGCAAGCTTCTACCAAAGTATATTATTCCCATGCAATGTATTACATTAAGAAATCCTTACTGTGTTTACCATAAATAAGAAATTCTGATATAATCACAAAATAGCATAATGTCATTAATGTGTATCATTTATGAACTGAAATTGAATGTTGAAACTTAA
Encoded here:
- the LOC143470366 gene encoding helicase POLQ-like isoform X1, which gives rise to MARRRKRKASLESLSFLEVDFDKDGSVAHSDIASNTNFGKKPFNIAESSDVIEKPKKCNFQSSFSEVNTMDSDINSNQPSRFVDASKSACIDSSCLVTSDASDLLRSGKLASAGDNCKAFHGNSIVSSCIAGNTIDGARTLDDSAFDNVDLSLLEQKCFAATPNKATLTLCKELNENTNFSQVQCDKKSVTAHEPDVHDSNSCIGSVTKSKPKAMSTPDQRKLNTVTPGVSGKIRQRLMQNAHKSPSTPLNVRFKKQDQSALLDRFSFLNEDLFDDDFSTQDLGPFYGLPSKVQSLLDSVRGISKLYDWQHNCLTLDSIKQGRNLIYSLPTSGGKTLVAEILIFKTLLCQKKDAVLVLPFVAIVQEKIQNLSQFAINLGFLLEEYAGSKGRFPPRKRRKKKSLYICTIEKADSLVNSLIECGRLEDLGLVVVDEFHMIGEGGRRGATVEMMLTKLMHMSSSTQVIAMSATLNNIEDLAKFLQAEIYFNDFRPVDLDEYVKYMDYVYRIDPAKRHEEDVMVLERTLAHRTKELATRDTDHLVTMVLEVIPKHSCLIFCPTKKNCENVATMICKLLPKDLLEHKTKEKITILHAFYNDGGAICPVLRKTVPYGVAYHHSGLTTDERRLVEDAYRIGVLSVITCTSTLAAGVNLPARRVIIRSPHIGRTFLSHSQYKQMIGRAGRAGIDKKGESYLIISKATDKPLVSDLVAGPFETCLSSLMYDGGKGFKSLLLTLICLKVIRDAPDAKRFFAATLFAKQIKTIQKLCPNQFKGLSHEVEIKTADDILQASLSYLLDLKLVQYVSGDKENGKLLKPTKLGIATFKGSVDLEFSNMIYTDLNLGLKNLVLDSYIHLLYLVTPYETAKQVNPNWLIYMGEFNGLTPSQITAAEVIGVPEPYIACRAAGSKPRKKKVNDFVVQRFYVTLMLHQLFKGKSVWDVSARFEQPRGFLQNLMNSSAAFASCLLHFTKEFEEFWPYHALLEKLIQVLQYCTASELVPLMEVPGVKLARAKQLYNAGYKTLSELAVADVTALVRNIEHLSRKQANQLVASAKVCVDVLTLQFLSMMVHFRSLSKA
- the LOC143470366 gene encoding helicase POLQ-like isoform X2, which encodes MARRRKRKASLESLSFLEVDFDKDGSVAHSDIASNTNFGKKPFNIAESSDVIEKPKKCNFQSSFSEVNTMDSDINSNQPSRFVDASKSACIDSSCLVTSDASDLLRSGKLASAGDNCKAFHGNSIVSSCIAGNTIDGARTLDDSAFDNVDLSLLEQKCFAATPNKATLTLCKELNENTNFSQVQCDKKSVTAHEPDVHDSNSCIGSVTKSKPKAMSTPDQRKLNTVTPGVSGKIRQRLMQNAHKSPSTPLNVRFKKQDQSALLDRFSFLNEDLFDDDFSTQDLGPFYGLPSKVQSLLDSVRGISKLYDWQHNCLTLDSIKQGRNLIYSLPTSGGKTLVAEILIFKTLLCQKKDAVLVLPFVAIVQEKIQNLSQFAINLGFLLEEYAGSKGRFPPRKRRKKKSLYICTIEKADSLVNSLIECGRLEDLGLVVVDEFHMIGEGGRRGATVEMMLTKLMHMSSSTQVIAMSATLNNIEDLAKFLQAEIYFNDFRPVDLDEYVKYMDYVYRIDPAKRHEEDVMVLERTLAHRTKELATRDTDHLVTMVLEVIPKHSCLIFCPTKKNCENVATMICKLLPKDLLEHKTKEKITILHAFYNDGGAICPVLRKTVPYGVAYHHSGLTTDERRLVEDAYRIGVLSVITCTSTLAAGVNLPARRVIIRSPHIGRTFLSHSQYKQMIGRAGRAGIDKKGESYLIISKATDKPLVSDLVAGPFETCLSSLMYDGGKGFKSLLLTLICLKVIRDAPDAKRFFAATLFAKQIKTIQKLCPNQFKGLSHEVEIKTADDILQASLSYLLDLKLVQYVSGDKENGKLLKPTKLGIATFKGSVDLEFSNMIYTDLNLGLKNLVLDSYIHLLYLVTPYETAKQVNPNWLIYMGEFNGLTPSQITAAEVIGVPEPYIACRAAGSKPRKKKVNDFVVQRFYVTLMLHQLFKGKSVWDVSARFEQPRGFLQNLMNSSAAFASCLLHFTKEFEEFWPYHALLEKLIQVLQYCTASELVPLMEVPGVKLARAKQLYNAGYKTLSELAVADVTALVRNIEHLSRKQANQLVASAKILLTEKIETLQEEADELKTAIT